One Thermoplasmata archaeon genomic window carries:
- a CDS encoding FAD-dependent oxidoreductase: MPTDEHSRYERTPIPEEPARDRAASFIEIRHPYLPDDAVLEAQRCLQCAMPYCVQACPIDQDARGYILRIAERKFDEAALVVLRENPLGTTLCKVCYHFCEDACIMHERGVPIAIRQLKRAAMELGKSDLYYVPSALREERVAIIGAGPAGLMAAWELGLRGYRVTVFEQQPYIGGQVGEIPKYHMDGYEIEVDAGRFRDLPVTFVMGKRIGTDVTIESLHAEGYSAIYLAVGTSDHKALGIPGESLPEVYGAIDLLKDVNKGPPVSVGAHVVVIGGGDVAMDAVRSALRLQPQKDVTVVYRRTRDKMPAGHEESDEAEEEGVRFLYELSPVEILGTDHVEGIVVRKTKLSAPGPSGRPSVVPVPGSEKTIPCDMVIVAVGEAPVLAGFPDALDLRFGAQGWPEGKNPDSMTGIEGIFASGGKSVVHAMAAGTRSAKGIDAYLSRKAGRPPIPRPDPFGKEDPPALPRGYGAPTWTP, translated from the coding sequence ATGCCGACGGACGAGCACTCCCGCTACGAGCGAACGCCCATTCCCGAGGAACCCGCGCGCGACCGCGCCGCGAGCTTCATCGAGATCCGGCACCCGTACCTCCCGGACGATGCGGTCCTCGAGGCCCAGCGTTGCCTACAATGCGCGATGCCGTACTGTGTGCAAGCTTGCCCCATCGACCAGGATGCGCGCGGGTACATCCTGCGGATCGCCGAACGCAAGTTCGACGAGGCCGCCCTCGTGGTCCTGCGGGAGAACCCTCTCGGAACGACCCTGTGCAAGGTCTGCTACCACTTCTGCGAGGATGCCTGCATCATGCACGAGCGGGGCGTCCCGATCGCGATCCGTCAGCTCAAGCGGGCGGCGATGGAGCTGGGAAAGTCGGACCTGTACTACGTTCCCAGCGCCCTGCGCGAGGAGCGTGTGGCGATCATCGGCGCGGGACCGGCGGGATTGATGGCCGCGTGGGAGCTCGGGCTGCGCGGATACCGCGTCACCGTGTTCGAACAGCAGCCGTACATCGGCGGGCAGGTCGGCGAGATCCCGAAGTACCACATGGACGGCTACGAAATCGAGGTGGACGCGGGGCGGTTCCGGGACCTTCCTGTGACCTTCGTCATGGGGAAGAGGATCGGAACGGATGTGACGATCGAGAGCCTGCACGCCGAAGGGTACTCGGCGATCTATCTCGCGGTCGGCACCTCCGACCACAAGGCGCTCGGCATTCCCGGTGAATCCCTGCCGGAGGTGTACGGGGCCATCGATCTTCTCAAGGATGTGAACAAAGGCCCACCGGTCTCGGTCGGTGCGCACGTCGTCGTGATCGGAGGCGGGGATGTCGCGATGGACGCCGTGCGCTCCGCCTTGAGGCTCCAGCCGCAGAAGGACGTGACCGTCGTGTACCGGCGGACCCGGGACAAGATGCCGGCGGGGCACGAGGAGTCCGACGAGGCGGAGGAAGAGGGGGTCCGCTTCCTCTACGAACTCAGCCCCGTGGAGATCCTGGGGACCGATCACGTGGAGGGGATCGTCGTCCGTAAGACGAAGCTCAGTGCGCCCGGCCCATCGGGTCGGCCCTCGGTCGTCCCGGTTCCAGGTTCGGAGAAGACCATCCCGTGCGACATGGTCATCGTCGCGGTCGGTGAAGCTCCCGTCCTCGCGGGGTTCCCCGACGCTCTTGATCTCCGATTCGGCGCGCAGGGCTGGCCCGAGGGCAAGAACCCGGACTCGATGACGGGGATCGAAGGGATCTTCGCCTCGGGAGGGAAATCGGTCGTGCACGCCATGGCGGCCGGGACGCGCTCCGCGAAGGGCATCGATGCCTATCTGAGCCGCAAGGCCGGACGGCCCCCGATCCCGCGCCCGGATCCTTTCGGGAAGGAAGACCCTCCCGCCCTGCCGAGGGGCTACGGGGCTCCGACCTGGACCCCGTAG
- a CDS encoding VOC family protein: protein MRLICSGIRVRDVTRSMRFYESIGFRVVKRG, encoded by the coding sequence GTGCGGCTCATCTGCTCCGGCATTCGGGTGCGGGACGTCACCCGGTCGATGCGATTCTACGAATCGATCGGGTTCCGGGTCGTCAAGCGAGGATGA